The nucleotide window CACCAAGATGACTTCACCATCCAGGCCGCCGTAGCGGGCAAAATCATAAGTGGAAATCTTTACCAGCGCCTTTTGACCTTCGGCGACATAGCCGCGATCGGTCGGTTTGAGCCGGCTTTCAATCACCAGATTGTCGCCGGTCGGGACGATTTCCATGATCGGTTCGCCGGGCTTGACCACGTTTCCTTCGGCGGTGAACGCCAAATTGATGATGACGCCGTCAATAGGACTTTTAATCTCGGCGCGAACGCCTTGTTCGGTGGCTTTTTTCAGCAGTTCCGTAATGCGGCCGATGGTTTGCTCGGTCTTGTTGAGCTCGTCCTGGGCTTCGCGACGGAAGCGGCTTTCGTCTTCTTGGACACGCCGCTCGGCTTCGGACACGGCGGCGCGTGCACGCGGAATGCCGGCGCGGATCGACCCCAGTTCACCCTTCAAGGTTTCGACTTCCGCGCCCAATTGCAAATGATCGACGCGCGATGTCAGGCCGTCTTTCAACAGATCTTCGGAAATCTTGAAGCGTTCCTGCGCACTGGCGAGGTTGTTGGTGGTGGCACGCAAGCGGGCTTCCAGTTCCTGGACTTCAAGCTTGCGCTGTTTGACCAGTTCCTGCATGACCGCAAGGCCCGCAGCCAATTGGCGCTTGCGCGCATCGAAGGCCTGTCGTTGCGCGAGCGCTTGATCGGGAACGCGGACCGAGACGTCGGCGGGGAAGTTTGGCGTTTCCAGGCCTTCCGCTTCGGCGGCCAGTCGGGCGCGGGTCAACAATTCGCTGTCCAGTCGTACTTGCAGTTCTTGCAGGTTGGCGCCGCCGGAACCGAGGTCGAGTTGCATCAAGGTTTGCCCCGCACGCACCACATCGCCTTCCTTGACGAACAGGTCCTGGACGATGCCGCCTTCCAGATGCTGAATGACCTTGGACTTGCCCAACGGGATCACTTCGCCGGGGGCGACGGACACCTCATCCAATTTGGCAAAGTTCGACCACGCCAAACCGAATAGAATTAGCGCCATCACCGGCCATGCGGCATTGCGCCAGGTCGGCACGGGGTGCTCGGTCATCAGTTTGTCGAGCGGGTTGATTTCCGTCGTCGTCGACATGGGCTATTCTCCGACCGGTCCCTTGGAGCGCAGGCTCGGTGTGGAACGTGCCCGTGCGCCGACGCCACGACCCTTCGTGTCATTGCGTAGCGACGTGATGGATCCCGATCCCTCAGACCATTCCTTTAAAATGGATTGGGTGGTGGGGCGCAAAGTCGCACCGGTCTTGATTTTTGGGTGCTTCTTGGCTGAGGCTTCGGCGCGCGGCGCACTGTTTCCGGCATGGGGGTCCAGATTTGGCAAGGCCCGCACAAGTTTCGGTCCCCGCACAGTGGGGTTTGCACCGGATGGGACTGTCGGGGGCGCACTCTTTGAAGCGGATGAAAGCGATGGCGTTTTGGTTTTTCCTACGCGCGTGTGCGGGCGTTCCTTGCCGCGTAGCTGGACGCTGGCGTTCGCTTTCGGTGCGGGCGGGCGGACATGCGGCGTCGCTTTGGGGAGCGTCTTGCTGGTCGCCGCAGGGCTGCGCACCGTCGCCGAGGTAGCCGGTTTGACACCTTCGAGCGAGATCGACGATGCTTCTTGACGCGAACGTAAGTTTGGTACCGAACGCGGCGTCGCTTTCGACTTGCGTGCTTGGGTGGCGGCTGTGGGTTTGACGGCTCTGGCGAGATCCTGGCTGCGCGCAACCGACGGGGCTTTGCCGCGCGGGGTTGCTGCGGCCTTCACCTGACGCTTGGGCGTTGCGGCCTGAGGGGGCGCCGACGCTTTGACAGCGGGCTTCGTTGAAGCTTTTGCTAGGTCGGCCGATGCCGATGCGCCAGCCGCAATTGCGTTATCGGCAAGCTTTTGCAACGGCGTTTCCGGTGTCGACTGAACCGCCGGCGCAGTCGATGCCGCAGCCTGAGCAGTGGCTTTGCCCGAAGCGGGTGAGGCAGCGGGAGCACTTTTGCCTTTGCCAGGACCAGGCGTGGCGGGGGTGGGGCCATCGCCTTTGGGTGGCGGCGCCTTGCCGCCGAATAGGCGCGGCAAAACTTCGCGTGCAGGGCCAGCAAGCGCCAGTTTGCCACGATCCAAGGCGTAGAGATAGTCGCACGCCGACAGCAAAGTCGGGCTGTGGCTGACCATGATCACGGTGCGGGTCTTGGCGATTTCGATCAGAGTGTTTTTCAACTCGGTTTCTGCATGACGGTCGAGGCTCGACGACGGTTCATCCAACAGCACCACCGGCGGATCGCCGACCAACGCGCGGGCGATGGCGATACGTTGACGTTGACCGCCGGACAACCTCCCACCGGCTTCGCCGATTTCGGTCGCGTAGCCGTCCGGCAAGTCGATGATGAATTCGTGCACGCCGGCCTCGGTTGCGGCCTTGATGACCTCTTCGTCCGAGGCATCGGGTTTGCGCGATGTGATGTTGTCGCGCACTGTGCCAGCGAAAAGCACGCTTTCTTGAGGCACATAGCCCAACCAGTCGGCCAGTTCGGATCGCGTAAACTGCGCCATGTCGGCGCCGTCCAAGGTGACGCGGCCTTTATGCGGTTGATAGAGGCCCTGAATGATTTTCAACAGCGTGGTTTTGCCCGAACCGTTTCGCCCCACCAAGGCGTGCACGCCACCGGGCTGAATTTCCACGGTGATGCCGGATACCACCGGCGCTTGATCCTCGCCATAGGAGAAGAAGACGTTTTCGATGCTCAGCGCGCCTTTGGGTTTTTCCAGTTTGACTTCGCTGACTTCACGCTCGGAGGTGTTGAGGAACACGGTGCCCAGGCGTTCCGTTGCTTGGTTGAAACCGGCATACAAGCGCCATGTGCCGACCAATTGGTTGAGCGGCCCCATGATGCGTCCGGACAGCATGTTGGTGGCGATCAATGCGCCGATGGTGAGATTTTGGTCGATGATCGCCAAAGCGCCCACGGTGGTCAGCAACAAGGACGTGATCAGGCCCAGCGACGCGCCTAGGTTGGAAAAGCCGTCGGTTTTGGAGCCGCGGTTGATGGCGCTTTCGATGTTTTCGGCGTGTTTTTCTTCCCACACCGGCTCCATCGAACGGTCCAGCCCCAAGGCTTTGATGGTGGTGCGTCCGGCGATCATTTCGCCGACCAATGAATCTCGGGTTTGGGTGGATTTGCGTTCTTGACCGCTGGCATCCGACATGACGTTGGACGAACGCCACGCGATGAACATGAACACCGGCAACATCACCAGCAACACCCAAGCGACCGGGGCGGCGATGACGAAAATCAGAATGAGAAACAAGATTGCGAAGGGCAAGTCCGCGACCAGTAGCGCGGTGGAACCCGACAGGGTATTGCGTACGACGTCGACATCGCGAAACAGCGACGACCAGTACGCCGACGGCTGCGCTTCCAGATTTTGCAGCGGCATGCGCATGATTTTGCGGAACAGTCGACGCCCCAGATCGACATCGACACGCAAAGCCACGGTTTGCAGAATGCGGGCACGCGATTGACGCAAGACGTAATCGAAGGCGATAACCAGGAACATGCCGACGACCAAGCCCTGCAAGGTGCTGATGCCGTTGCTGTTCACCACGCGGTTATACACCTGCATGGTGAAAACCGGCACCGCCAGCGCCAGCAAATTGACGAAAAAGGACATCGCCACGACTTCGCGGAAGACGGGCGTCAAAGGCTTCAGAAAAGGTTTAAGCCAACTTTTGGCCGACGGTTCGGTCGACGGGTCCAATGCGGTTTCTCCGGTCAAGCGCCTGAAAAGTAAGCCTTATTCTGGGCTTTTGATGGCGCGTGGACCTTTAAAGGGCTAATGTAAACGTCCACGGATATCATCATAGAATCGGGTTAACGCCGGGTAAAGAGAAACTGAAAAATACAAGTATTATTTTTTTCATGATTCCAAAGGGTTCGGCGAAGAGTCTGTCGGCTGGCTTTATCGGCGTGGGACGCCTATGCAGCTTGTGGGATGAGGCGACTTTTTTGAGCTTTTTAAGATTTGCAAACAGCTTTCTCGAAAATGTACGGCAATTTCCCTTGACCGGGTGCGTGGGGAAATTGTCTAGTTAAGACAAGATCATAGCGATGCGATCGAGAAGACGTTTCTGGGGAGAGGAAAGCCTGTGCCGCTTGGCCGGGTTTTGAGGGCACAATCAGATGAAGTCGTTTTTGAAAAAGGCATTCAGCGTCGAGCGCATGGTGGGCATTGTGATGCTCTTGGCGCTGCTGGTGCTGTCGCGGTTGGACCCGTATCCGGTCGAATTTCTGCGCGAAAAGAGCTTCGACATCTATCAGCAGATCAAACCCCGTCCTCTGCCCAAGCCCGAAGACCGCCTCGTCACCATCATCGACATCGACGAGCGCAGTCTGCGTGAAGTCGGTCAAATGCCCTGGTCGCGAAAAATCATGGCGCAATTGGTCGCCCAGTTGCACAACTATGGTGTTGGTGTGACCGCTTTCGATATCGTGTTCGCCGAACCCGACCGCATGAATCCCGAAGGCGTGGTAGATTCTTTGGTGGGTATCGACGAAGACGTGCGCGAAAAGATTTTGAAGCTGGAAAGCAATGACGAAATCTTTGGTCGCATCGTCTCTCAGGCCAACGTGGTGCTGGGGCAAGCCGGCTATTGGGACCAATTGCCCAATAATGCGGGCGAGCCGTTTAAAAAATCCGTTGCGGTGCGCAAATTGACCAAAGATACGCCGGATCCGACGGCCTTCCTCACCGGCGTGCCGACACTGATCCGCAATCTTCCGGTGTTGGAAAAAGGCGCCAAGGGGGTTGGGATGTTCTCACTCAACCCATCCATCGACGGTATCATTCGCCAAGTTCCTTTGGTCACCAAGCATGAAGGGCATCTCTATCCGGCCTTGTCGGTCGAAGCCATTCGCGTCGGTTTTGCAGTTTCGACCTTGATGGCGGAGGTCAACCCGTTTGGCCTCAGCGCCATCGGCGTCGCGCCGAAAAGCAAGGTCAAGCCTAAGGGCCTGAAAATTCCCACCAACGAAAAGGGCATGGTTCGTCCTTATTTTGCGCCCCATGATCAGCGCATGTACGTGTCGGCCGCGGACGTCTTGAACGGCAAGGCGGACAAATCGAAGATTGCCGGAAAGATTGCGTTCATCGGCACGTCCGCCGTGGGGCTTTTGGATATTCGCTCGACGCCGATCGACCCCATCATTCCCGGGGTCGAGGTTCACGCGCAAGTGATCGAAAACGCCTTGGCGATCGACCGTAACGTTGGCGTGGTGGCGGCGGAGTTCTTCCTCACCCGCCCCAATTTAACCAAGGGCGCGGAAATGCTGTTGATCGCCTTTGGCGGCCTGTTGATGATCATCATTGCACCGATGTTGGGGGCGACGCGTTCGTTGATGGTGTTTTTGGTGCTGTCGGTCAGCGCCGTTGGCTTGTCTTGGTATCTGTTTACAGAAAAACGCATGCTGCTGGACGCGACGTTCGCAGTGATCTCGACGTTCTTGCTCTATTCGACGTTGACGTACATGAGTTTCACCCGTGAAGAAGCGGCCAAGCGCCAGACCCGCGACGCGTTCTCCAAATACCTGTCGCCCGACATGGTCAATGTCGTGGCGGAAAATCCCGACCAGTTGAAATTGGGCGGACAGAAGCGCGACATGACGTTGCTGTTCTGCGACGTGCGCGGCTTTACTACCATTTCCGAACAGTTCGACGCCGAAGGTCTGACCAAACTGATCAACAAACTTTTGACGCCGTTGACCAACGTCATCTTGGCGCGCAAGGGTACGGTCGACAAATACATGGGCGATTGCATCATGGCGTTTTGGAACGCCCCGCTGGACGATCCCGAACACGCCAAGAACGGCTGTATTTCGGCGCTGAAGATGCTCGAGGAAATGGAGCCGCTCAACCAACGTTTGGAGCAAGAAGCCAAGGAAGAAGGGCGCAAGCACATCCCGTTGAAGGTCGGCTTGGGCCTCAATTCCGGCGAGTGCGTCGTCGGCAACATGGGGTCCGATCAGCGCTTCGATTATTCGGTTTTGGGCGACACCGTGAACTTGGCGTCACGTCTGGAAGGCCAGTCGAAAACCTACGGTGTGCGCATTGTGATCGGCGACAGCACCCACGCCCAGGTGCCGACCATGGCGACCATCGAGCTGGACCTGATCAAGGTCAAAGGCAAGACCGAAGCGGTGCGTATCTTCGCCTTGCTCGGCGATGAGGATTTGGCCCAACAGTCCGACTTCCAAGCCTTCAAGCTCAAGATCGACGAACTGCTGGCCAAGTACCGCGGCCAAGATTGGGCGGGGGCGAAAGTCGCGTGTGACGAGGCCCGCGCCATGCACGCACCGTTCGACATCGACGACACCTTCTTCGATCTTTACGAAGAGCGCATCGCGGCCGGTGAAGCCAACCCACCGGGCGAAGGCTGGGACGGCGTGTTCACCGCGACGACGAAGTAGGGTTGGATCAAATCGCTTGCGCGACGATCTGTTCCACGTCGGCGGCAAAGGTCACAGGGTCGATGGGTTTGTCGATGAAGCCGTCAGCGCCGCAGGCGCGGGCTTTCTCTTTCCACAGCTTGTCGGTGCGCGCCGAGATCAAGATGATCTTCATACCCGACAATCGCGCATTGGCCTTGACCAATTCGCACAGCTCCAGCCCGGTCAGTTCCGCCATCACCAAGTCGGTGATCAGAACGTCGGGCGGGTCGTATTTGAGGTTGGAAACGATAGGACCGCCGGCGGGCGAGGCGAGCACCTCGTGACCGGCTTGTTGAAGCGATAGGTACATGACTTCGATTAAGTCTGGGTCGTCATCGACAAGTACGATCTTCATCAGCTTCACTCCCCGTCAAGGCCCGCGTCAAGGCATGGCACGAATTGAGCACGTTCTATTTTATTGTATGTAGGTTCCCCTCAGCGGAACGCATGCATTTATTTCGACTTCATCACCCAAACGCCATTCCAATCCTTAGGCTTTTCGGCTTTCAGATGGGTACAGCGTTCGATGTAAGTGTTGGACAATTCATCCTTGGGATTGGCTTTGAGCACTTCCTTGAACGATGAAATGGCCTTGTCCCAATTGCCGGCTGTGTAGTGTTTGCGGCCTTCGGAAAAATAGTTCACCCCGTCCATCAGATTGGGGAATGTTTCGTCGGTGTGGTAGTCGAGCACTTCGTAAACCCGCACCGGCTTGGTTTTGCCTTTGACGATCACGTCGTCGACGTCGCGGATGCGATACGTGCCCTTGAGTCGCTTGTAGGTGAATTCCGAAATCAACAGATGGGCGTGGTACTGCTTGCACGCGCTTTCCAGCCGGGCGGCGAGGTTCACGCCGTCGCCGATCATGGTGTAGTCCATACGCTTGGGCGAACCGATGTTGCCCGACACGACGTTGTCGGTGTTGAGCCCCAAGCCGTGGTCGATCTTCATTTCGCCGCGCGCTTCGCGCACGATGTTCCATTCGTTGAGGCTGGTGAGCATCTTGATGGCGGCGCGCATGGCGCGGTCTTCGTCGTCGCCGTGCGCGACCGGAATGCCGAACGCCGCCATGATGGCGTCGCCGATGAACTTATCGAGCATGCCGCCTTCTTCGGTGATGCAATCGACCATGATGGTGAAGTATTCGTTGAGCAGCGCCACCGTGCCCTGCGGGCCGAGCGCTTCGGTGATGGTGGTGAAGGAGCGCACGTCGGAAAACAGCACCGTCGCGTCGGCGCTGCGCCCGCCGAGAAAATCGTCGCCTTGGCCGCCTTCCATCAACTGATCGGCCAAGCCCGGGTCCATATAGCGGCTCATGGTCGACTTCATGCGCTTTTCCGACGAGATGTCTTCGATCATGACCATCGAGCCGAGCTTTTCGCCATTGCTGGAAATCAGCGGTAGCGTGGTGACGTTGGCCGAGGTCGGTTCCTCACCGAAGAACAGTTCCGCGTCCATCGAGATGTCGGCGACTTGGCTTTCGTCGACCTTCTTGATTTTCTTGATCACCCAATCGTTTTTGCCGGTGAAGAATTCTTCCGCCGTCTTGCCGATCACGTCGGCGTCGCTTTCCAGCTTCATGATGCGATGGCCGGCGCGGTTACAGGTGACGATCTTGCCGTCTTCGTCGGTGGTGACCACAGCGTTGGACATACTTTCCAGCATGCTTTCGTTGTAGTTCTTCATGTTCTGGACGTCGCTGAACAGTTTGGCATTTTCCAGGCCGATGGAAATCTGCGCGGTGAACGCCTTGAGGCGCTGTTCGTCTTCGTCGGTGAAGGGCCCGCCCTTTTTGTTCAGCACCTGGGTGACGCCAATGCATTTGCCTTCCTTGTTGACCACCGGGGTACACAGGATCGAACGGGTGAAGAACCCGGTCTTCTTGTCGAACGCCGGATTGAACCGCAGATCGGCATAGGCATAGGGAATGTTGATGGACTTGACCGAGGTGAACACCGTTCCCGCGATGCCGAGGTGGTTGGGTAATCGGATTTCCAGCGCGTTCAATCCCGCGCCAACCATCGACCACAACTCGTTGGTTTTTTCGTCGTTGAGAAACAGGGTCGAGCGTTCGGCGTTCAGCATTCGTGTCGCTTCGCCCATGACCTTGGCGAGCAAGGCGTTCAAGTTGATTTCCGACGTGACGTCCGAGACCACGTCCAGGAATTCCATTTCCTGGCTGCGCTTCTTTTGCATGCGCTCGACGAACTCGGTGCTTTGCAGCGCCACCGCCGCCTGGGTTGCGATGTCTTGCAGGAACTCCAGATCGTCTTTGTCGAAATGGGTGTGTTGACGGCCGTTCTTTTTGTTCAGCGATTGGACCACGCCGATGACGTCGCCTTTGACGGTTTTGATCGGTGCGCACAAGATGGATCGGGTGCGAAAGCCGGTCTGCTCGTCGATGGATTTGTTGAACCGCGCATCGGCGTGGGCGTCGTCGATGATGGTGCCTTTGCCCGAAGAAAACACCCAACCGGCAATACCGCTGTCGTTGAGGATGCGGATTTCGCGGATGTTCTTGCCTTGCGCCACGCGGGTGTACAGCTCGCCCGTTTCCGGGTCGTTCAGGAACAACGAAGAGCGTTCCGCATTGGTTTCGCGGCTGACGATTTCGACCAGTTCACGCAACACTTCGTCGAGCGTTTCGATCCCCGCCATGTGACGCGAGATGCCAAGCAGCAAATCGGCGCGTTGCAGGCGGTGAATTTCCGCTTCGCTTAGGCGCGTGACGTCGCGGGCCTTGGGTTTGGGGCGGGCGGCTTTGGCCTTGGACGGCACTGTCGTGACCGTTGCTTTGCGTGCGCCGGCCTTGACCGTGGTGGGCTTGGCTGTGGAGGTTTTGGCTTTGGTTTTTTTTGCGGCGGCGGCCTTGGATGAGCCCGCTGCCTGCGCGGTGGTTTTTGCGCGCGCTTTTTTGGTTACCCCTTGGGTCGACTGTGTGCCGGCCATGATTTTCCCCCGCTCTAAGCGTTGTTCTTTTTCAGGGCTTCTAGCTCGTCGCGAAGCGCCTGGATGGTGTCATGCAGCTGTTTTGTTTCATCGCGCGCGTGACGCGTCAGCTGTTCGATTTGGTCTTCGTACTTGAATTTAACGTCGTCGGTTTCGTCGCGGATCGCCTGAATGGTTTGACGCAGTTGAGTGGCTTCGTCCTGGCCGTCCTTGATTGCGCCGTGCACGGCTTCGTCCTTGTCGAAACGCAGACTTTCCAATTCGTCGCGCAATGCGCCCGCGGTGGCGCGCAATTGCTGGATTTCCTGGTTGGCCTCGGACACGGCGGCGGCGATGGCTTCGTCGCGTTCAAAGCGCACCTTCTCCATCTCATCACGCAGGGCCTGAATGGTATTTTTCAGGTGGCGGATTTCCGTTTGCGCGACAAGCAGCTCGTCCGTTTCTTGCAGTGTGACGCCCATGACCGTCCCATGATGTGCTTGGGGGAACCCAGTTTCAAATTCGTAGCACGATTTAACGACAAATCCTTATATTTCGCAAGGTTAGGTCGCGTAAATCGTTCGCGGTTGGGAAAGGTTTGGGGAAACGGGTGAGGTGTCGGGACGAAACCGTCAGTTCGCGCCGTGCGGCCCCGGTCCGGTGGCGGTAAGACCGATGAGTTCGGGCGCCGCGTCGGCGGACAGTTCGACGGTGCCGCCGCTGACCATCACCCGGTTGCGGCCTTCGGCCTTGGCGGTGTAGAGCGCCTTGTCGGCCTTGGCCATGATGGCGTGGATGTCGGTGTCGTCCTTTTGCAGCATCGCCACGCCGATCGACGCGGTGACCTTGATGGTGCGTTTGTCCCAACGGATGTTGAGGTCTTGAATGTCGCTGCGGATGCGTTCCGCCAGCGCAATCGCGCCAACCAAGTCTGTTTCGGGCAGCATCAGGGCGAACTCTTCGCCGCCGATGCGTCCCAGCACATCGGGCCCGCGCAAGATGCTTTTGACCGAGGTGACGAAGCGGCGCAGCACCTCGTCGCCGCCGGCATGACCGAAGGCGTCGTTGATCTTCTTGAAAAAGTCGAGGTCGATCATCAACACCGAAAGCGGATGGCCGTAGCGTTTGGCGCGCGGCACTTCGGTGGAGGCCTCATAGATGAAATGGCGGCGATTGTAGGCCCCGGTCAGGCCGTCGGTGGTGGCCAGGGCGCGCAGCTCTTCTTCCATTTTCTTTTGCAACGAGATGTCGATGATCATGCCGTTGAACACGATCTCTTCGTCGCTGACCGGCACCGGCTTGGAGATGCCGCGCCACCATTTTTCTTCGCCGGACGGCGTCAGGAAACGGCCTTCGAACGACCAGTCTGTGCGTTTTTCGAACGCGTCCTGAACGGTTTTGAGATAGCGTTCCTCGTCGTCGGGGTGGATAGAAAGCGCCTGCCAGTTCCTTTGCAGTTCGGCGGCGCTGACGCCGTACAATTCCTTGCAGCGCGGGCTGACATAAAGATAGCCGCGTTCGCCGCCGCGCCGTTCGTACCATTGGAAAATCACCCCGGGCACGTTTGCGGCCATGTCGCGGAACTTGCGTTCCGATGTTTCCAACGCGGCCTTTTCGCGCTCATACGCGGTGATTTGACTGCGCAAACGGTTGACCAAACCGAACACGATCAAACCGATCACGCCCATGACGGGGATGAACACCCAGCCGAAATAGACCAGATTGGCGCCGGTGTCGGAGGTTTCGTTCAGCGCCTGCTCGGCAACCCCGGCCTGTTGGCGCCAAGCCCAGCGCAGCTGATCCAAAGCCGCGATGGCGGCGTCGGGGTTGAGGTCGATGCGGGTGTCGATTTGTGCCGGCGTCATGCCGGTTTGGCGCAATTTGGGAATTTCCTGGACCTGGGCGCGGCTTTTGAGCACCAGGGCTTTGAGATCGTCGAGCGCCGCCGTTTCGGCCTCGTTGATTTCGAGTAAGCGGTATGAGTCGATGGCGTTTTTGGCTTGGTCCAGATCGATGTCGATCCACGTCAGGACATGATCTTTGCCATGCAACAGATAGTCCTTGAGGTGTTGGGCGAAACCGGAATAGCCCAGATACTGGTGCATTTGGGTCAGGTAGGTGATCTTTTGCTCAGACACTTGGTCGTAGTGATGCCATGTGGCGCGCATGTCGCTGAACAGGCGGATGGCGTTCGCGCCGATATAAACCCCGCCGATGGCGGTCGCGACGATCAGCACCATGGCGAGAGAACTGATGGTGTTCCAGCGTGAGGCGATGGGGGTCTTGATGATCGACATAAGCCGCATTTGTCGGTCCAGAGCTCTTGGGGCCAAATTTGCATCCGCACGCTAGAAAATGCGCGGGACAAAGGCAAACGAAGGTTATGTGACGGTTGTGTGAAGGATTTGGGCGTAACAAAAAGCGCGACCCCGATGATTTCGAGGTCGCGCTTCTTTTGACAACGACGGTCAGGGAGGAGGGGGGGAGGGATTAACCGTCGATGTCGTTGTATGCGTCGTATTCGGCGTGGTTCAGACGCTTGGCCAATTCGGAAGCGTTCGGCTTATCGGATTTCGGCTGGATGAAGATGCCTTTTTCCGCCATCACTTCGTAACGGGCGTGGTTGACCTTGCGCGGCTCGGCCTTTTTGGCGGTTTTGCCGGGCATCTGCGTGATGATGCCGAGGTCGGCCTGGGTTTCGTACTGTGCATAGGTGTCAGCGGCCAGGGCTTGTCCCGCGGAAATCGCGATGAAGAAGGAAGCAGCGGCGCCAAAGACGAGGGCATAAACGAGTTTGTTGGTCTGGGTCATAATTTGGATCCTTTCGGGGGACTGAATTGCGTTTGTTTAATGTTTTGTTCGTTGGAGGCATTCTAAACACGTGGAATTGAACCGAACCTGAAACCTACGTTCAGCTTGCGTTCAGGTTGCATTAGAAAAATCGCATATAATGGGTTCAAAATTTTGATAATAAACAAAAATAGTAATAAGTAACCATTTGGTATGCGTAATTTGCATGTCAGTTATGCACTTAAAAGAAAGCATTTCTGATGCATAAAGAAAACGGCCCCGGTGGAGAGCCGGGGCCGCTGCCGCTGGAGACGCGGACTTTGGCAAGGTCGGCAAATCCGCCTTTGGGGAAACGGACTTGCTGACACGATTATGCGCGAGGACGACCGCACGGCCTGTGCAATCGCTCACAGGTCTGCGTTATTTCAGCCAAAAGCTGGTATATGAAAAAAAAGGGTTCAGAGGGCCAGCTCTTCGCGGCTGCGCACTACCAAAGCACGACAATCATTAGGCCAAGCACTCCCCAACCCATGACGGTCAGAATGCCCCACATCGTTTTCATGTCGCCAGTATCGCATCAAAACCAGTGCTACAGAATAAAATAAAGGGCCAGCCCATCTCTGGGCTGGCCCTTTTATTGGCTCCGGCGGTAAGATTCGAACTTACGACCGATCGATTAACAGTCGATTGCTCTACCACTGAGCTACG belongs to Magnetovibrio sp. and includes:
- a CDS encoding HlyD family type I secretion periplasmic adaptor subunit, with the translated sequence MSTTTEINPLDKLMTEHPVPTWRNAAWPVMALILFGLAWSNFAKLDEVSVAPGEVIPLGKSKVIQHLEGGIVQDLFVKEGDVVRAGQTLMQLDLGSGGANLQELQVRLDSELLTRARLAAEAEGLETPNFPADVSVRVPDQALAQRQAFDARKRQLAAGLAVMQELVKQRKLEVQELEARLRATTNNLASAQERFKISEDLLKDGLTSRVDHLQLGAEVETLKGELGSIRAGIPRARAAVSEAERRVQEDESRFRREAQDELNKTEQTIGRITELLKKATEQGVRAEIKSPIDGVIINLAFTAEGNVVKPGEPIMEIVPTGDNLVIESRLKPTDRGYVAEGQKALVKISTYDFARYGGLDGEVILVAADTSLDENGMPYFRVVVQPEKSYLGQTKGFLPIMPGMEATVDIHTGQKTVMDYLIKPVLKLKDEAFRER
- a CDS encoding ATP-binding cassette domain-containing protein, translated to MTGETALDPSTEPSAKSWLKPFLKPLTPVFREVVAMSFFVNLLALAVPVFTMQVYNRVVNSNGISTLQGLVVGMFLVIAFDYVLRQSRARILQTVALRVDVDLGRRLFRKIMRMPLQNLEAQPSAYWSSLFRDVDVVRNTLSGSTALLVADLPFAILFLILIFVIAAPVAWVLLVMLPVFMFIAWRSSNVMSDASGQERKSTQTRDSLVGEMIAGRTTIKALGLDRSMEPVWEEKHAENIESAINRGSKTDGFSNLGASLGLITSLLLTTVGALAIIDQNLTIGALIATNMLSGRIMGPLNQLVGTWRLYAGFNQATERLGTVFLNTSEREVSEVKLEKPKGALSIENVFFSYGEDQAPVVSGITVEIQPGGVHALVGRNGSGKTTLLKIIQGLYQPHKGRVTLDGADMAQFTRSELADWLGYVPQESVLFAGTVRDNITSRKPDASDEEVIKAATEAGVHEFIIDLPDGYATEIGEAGGRLSGGQRQRIAIARALVGDPPVVLLDEPSSSLDRHAETELKNTLIEIAKTRTVIMVSHSPTLLSACDYLYALDRGKLALAGPAREVLPRLFGGKAPPPKGDGPTPATPGPGKGKSAPAASPASGKATAQAAASTAPAVQSTPETPLQKLADNAIAAGASASADLAKASTKPAVKASAPPQAATPKRQVKAAATPRGKAPSVARSQDLARAVKPTAATQARKSKATPRSVPNLRSRQEASSISLEGVKPATSATVRSPAATSKTLPKATPHVRPPAPKANASVQLRGKERPHTRVGKTKTPSLSSASKSAPPTVPSGANPTVRGPKLVRALPNLDPHAGNSAPRAEASAKKHPKIKTGATLRPTTQSILKEWSEGSGSITSLRNDTKGRGVGARARSTPSLRSKGPVGE
- a CDS encoding adenylate/guanylate cyclase domain-containing protein; the encoded protein is MKSFLKKAFSVERMVGIVMLLALLVLSRLDPYPVEFLREKSFDIYQQIKPRPLPKPEDRLVTIIDIDERSLREVGQMPWSRKIMAQLVAQLHNYGVGVTAFDIVFAEPDRMNPEGVVDSLVGIDEDVREKILKLESNDEIFGRIVSQANVVLGQAGYWDQLPNNAGEPFKKSVAVRKLTKDTPDPTAFLTGVPTLIRNLPVLEKGAKGVGMFSLNPSIDGIIRQVPLVTKHEGHLYPALSVEAIRVGFAVSTLMAEVNPFGLSAIGVAPKSKVKPKGLKIPTNEKGMVRPYFAPHDQRMYVSAADVLNGKADKSKIAGKIAFIGTSAVGLLDIRSTPIDPIIPGVEVHAQVIENALAIDRNVGVVAAEFFLTRPNLTKGAEMLLIAFGGLLMIIIAPMLGATRSLMVFLVLSVSAVGLSWYLFTEKRMLLDATFAVISTFLLYSTLTYMSFTREEAAKRQTRDAFSKYLSPDMVNVVAENPDQLKLGGQKRDMTLLFCDVRGFTTISEQFDAEGLTKLINKLLTPLTNVILARKGTVDKYMGDCIMAFWNAPLDDPEHAKNGCISALKMLEEMEPLNQRLEQEAKEEGRKHIPLKVGLGLNSGECVVGNMGSDQRFDYSVLGDTVNLASRLEGQSKTYGVRIVIGDSTHAQVPTMATIELDLIKVKGKTEAVRIFALLGDEDLAQQSDFQAFKLKIDELLAKYRGQDWAGAKVACDEARAMHAPFDIDDTFFDLYEERIAAGEANPPGEGWDGVFTATTK
- a CDS encoding response regulator yields the protein MKIVLVDDDPDLIEVMYLSLQQAGHEVLASPAGGPIVSNLKYDPPDVLITDLVMAELTGLELCELVKANARLSGMKIILISARTDKLWKEKARACGADGFIDKPIDPVTFAADVEQIVAQAI